A window of the Desulfobacula toluolica Tol2 genome harbors these coding sequences:
- a CDS encoding ABC transporter ATP-binding protein → MASSPSGSGPDIIARLENARKIYTMGSQKVAALGGIDICFSKGSFWAIMGFSGSGKSTMMNIIGCLDRLTSGRYIFQGKDISGLNDDALSDIRLRHIGFIFQSFNLISQLSVQRNIELPLYYLGWDTNRSADHARELAAMVGLEDRLDHRPAELSGGQMQRVAIARALATNPDLILADEPTGNLDSKTSRQIMELLDKFHVAGKTIIMVTHESHIADYARHRLYMKDGMIERIEGD, encoded by the coding sequence ATGGCATCTTCACCATCAGGCAGCGGACCGGACATTATTGCCAGGCTTGAAAATGCCCGGAAGATTTACACTATGGGCAGTCAGAAAGTAGCAGCGTTAGGAGGGATAGATATCTGCTTTTCCAAGGGAAGTTTCTGGGCTATCATGGGTTTCAGCGGGTCAGGAAAAAGCACAATGATGAATATTATCGGTTGCCTGGACAGGCTGACCAGCGGCCGGTATATTTTTCAGGGAAAAGATATCAGCGGCTTGAATGATGATGCCTTAAGCGATATCCGGCTTCGGCATATCGGGTTTATTTTTCAGAGTTTCAATCTTATTTCTCAATTATCCGTGCAGCGGAACATTGAACTGCCGCTTTACTACCTTGGCTGGGATACCAATAGGAGTGCAGATCATGCAAGGGAGCTTGCCGCCATGGTCGGACTTGAGGACCGGCTTGATCACCGCCCGGCAGAGCTTTCCGGAGGGCAGATGCAAAGAGTGGCCATTGCACGGGCTTTGGCAACAAATCCAGATCTGATTCTGGCGGATGAGCCTACCGGTAATCTGGACAGCAAAACCAGCCGACAGATTATGGAACTTCTGGATAAATTTCATGTGGCAGGCAAAACTATCATCATGGTAACTCATGAATCTCATATTGCAGACTATGCCCGGCATCGGCTTTATATGAAAGACGGGATGATCGAACGAATCGAAGGGGATTGA
- a CDS encoding efflux RND transporter periplasmic adaptor subunit — translation MLKNKIVIITAVAVTIALVIVLVLTAVGFKSSNTDAQKAPTFVVKRGPLTVNVVESGTIKAREQIIIKNEVEGKTSIIYLIPEGTRVKKGDLLVELDASALIDSRLDQEIKVQNAEASYVNAKESLAVAENQAKSDMDLAQLTLEFARQDLKKYTKGEYPNELKKTQADITLAEEELTRVRDTLKWSQTLYKEKYISQTELQADQLSEKKKALDLDLAKNNYALLVNYTHQRNLAQRKSDVSQAQMALERTQRKARADVIQAKAELKARQAEYQRQKDKLEKFQEQIGKTKIYAPADGLVIYATSAQGGLFRHNSEPLQEGQDIRERQELIYLPTGNSSNAEIAIHESNLKKVTVGLPVFVTVDALPGRKFTGRITHIAPLPDAQSLWMNPDLKVYTTQIFLDQKDNAVRTGMSCQAEIVIEKHADTLYVPVQAVLRIEGVPKVYVMNKTQFEPRTVETGLDNNRMIRVIKGIEPGDRVLLTPPLKAAGVDYLSKTKQPDVSAAIPAKTTSKKRNRPVKQQDGQ, via the coding sequence ATGCTGAAAAATAAAATTGTTATTATAACTGCTGTAGCTGTAACTATCGCCCTGGTTATTGTTCTGGTTCTGACAGCCGTCGGTTTTAAAAGTTCAAACACCGACGCACAAAAGGCCCCGACATTTGTGGTCAAACGAGGGCCGCTTACGGTCAATGTCGTTGAATCAGGAACCATAAAGGCCAGAGAGCAAATCATCATCAAGAACGAAGTGGAGGGAAAAACTTCGATTATATATCTGATCCCCGAAGGCACACGGGTTAAAAAAGGTGACTTGCTGGTTGAACTGGACGCAAGCGCCCTTATTGATTCAAGGCTTGACCAGGAGATAAAGGTGCAGAATGCCGAGGCATCTTATGTCAATGCCAAGGAAAGCCTTGCAGTTGCTGAAAATCAGGCAAAAAGTGATATGGACCTTGCTCAATTGACCCTGGAATTTGCCCGTCAGGACTTGAAGAAATACACCAAAGGAGAATATCCCAATGAACTGAAAAAAACTCAAGCAGACATCACTCTTGCCGAAGAAGAACTCACCCGTGTCAGGGATACCCTGAAATGGTCCCAGACCCTGTATAAAGAAAAATATATCTCCCAGACAGAACTTCAGGCTGATCAGCTGTCGGAAAAGAAAAAAGCCCTGGATCTGGATTTGGCCAAAAACAATTATGCTCTTCTTGTCAATTATACACATCAAAGAAACCTGGCCCAGCGCAAAAGCGATGTCAGCCAGGCCCAAATGGCATTGGAACGAACTCAGCGCAAAGCCCGTGCGGATGTGATACAGGCTAAGGCGGAACTCAAGGCGCGACAGGCAGAATATCAGCGCCAGAAGGATAAACTGGAAAAATTTCAGGAGCAGATTGGCAAGACAAAAATTTACGCGCCTGCCGACGGACTTGTTATTTATGCCACCAGCGCCCAGGGCGGTTTGTTCCGTCACAATTCAGAGCCATTGCAGGAGGGTCAGGATATCCGAGAACGCCAGGAGCTTATCTACCTGCCCACGGGCAATTCAAGCAATGCTGAGATTGCCATTCATGAATCCAATCTAAAAAAGGTAACCGTGGGTCTGCCCGTGTTTGTGACTGTGGACGCGTTGCCGGGCAGAAAATTTACAGGCAGAATAACTCATATTGCACCGCTTCCTGATGCCCAGAGCCTATGGATGAACCCTGACCTAAAGGTTTATACAACACAGATTTTTCTTGATCAGAAGGACAATGCCGTCCGTACCGGGATGAGTTGCCAGGCCGAGATAGTCATTGAAAAGCATGCCGACACCCTGTACGTCCCTGTTCAGGCGGTGCTGAGGATTGAAGGCGTTCCTAAAGTCTATGTGATGAACAAAACTCAATTTGAACCCAGGACAGTGGAGACAGGTCTTGACAATAATCGTATGATTCGTGTGATCAAAGGCATTGAACCCGGTGACCGTGTGCTTCTCACGCCGCCTTTAAAGGCGGCCGGGGTCGATTATCTGAGCAAGACAAAACAACCGGACGTATCTGCAGCAATACCTGCAAAAACAACTTCCAAAAAAAGGAATCGGCCCGTGAAACAACAGGACGGACAATAA
- a CDS encoding ABC transporter permease: MLGVVFGVGSVMAMLAVGEGASKDALEQIRKLGSNNIIISSVKSVEEEGNSTTSSFISIYGLTYQDHARIQESFSSVQKNVPVKLVRKQSRLGQRSLELRVVGTTQKWFEVIPRDLLGGRTLSLEDQEKKAPVVVLTEFGARKLLAGMNTIGQMIRISGDSFEVVGIIRNETGQTGTMQIPDKEIDAYIPITTARSYFGDVTMKRSSGSRLREKVELHQIIVQVDTLSSVEPTAEAIERMLTLFHKKTDYQLSVPLALLKQAEATKRTFNIVLGSIAGISLLVGGIGIMNIMLASVTERIREIGIRRAIGARRRQIIIQFLIEAVVLSTIGGIIGLMLGMVIPWFITWFAKMPTVITPASIFLPLIVSIGIGIIFGLYPAARAAGVDPIVALRHE; the protein is encoded by the coding sequence ATGCTGGGCGTGGTGTTCGGTGTCGGCAGTGTTATGGCCATGCTGGCTGTTGGGGAGGGCGCAAGCAAGGATGCGCTGGAACAGATCCGCAAACTGGGCAGTAACAATATTATTATTTCATCTGTTAAATCCGTTGAAGAAGAGGGCAACAGCACAACAAGTTCGTTTATCAGCATCTACGGGCTGACCTATCAGGATCATGCCAGGATACAGGAAAGCTTTTCATCGGTTCAAAAGAATGTGCCGGTGAAACTTGTGAGAAAACAATCGCGTCTCGGGCAGCGTTCTCTTGAACTTCGGGTTGTGGGGACCACCCAAAAATGGTTTGAAGTGATTCCCAGGGACCTTCTCGGCGGCAGGACTCTCAGCCTGGAAGACCAGGAGAAAAAGGCTCCTGTCGTTGTTTTAACGGAGTTTGGCGCCAGAAAACTTCTGGCCGGCATGAACACCATTGGTCAGATGATCCGAATCAGCGGGGACAGCTTCGAGGTTGTCGGCATTATTCGAAACGAAACCGGGCAGACAGGAACCATGCAAATTCCTGACAAGGAAATTGATGCTTACATTCCCATAACAACGGCCCGGAGTTATTTCGGGGATGTTACAATGAAGAGATCTTCGGGATCTCGTCTGCGTGAAAAGGTTGAACTCCATCAGATTATCGTCCAGGTGGATACCCTGTCCAGCGTGGAACCCACGGCTGAAGCCATCGAACGGATGCTGACACTGTTTCACAAAAAAACTGACTATCAGCTCAGTGTTCCCCTTGCCCTGCTCAAACAGGCGGAAGCCACAAAACGTACTTTTAACATTGTTTTGGGGTCCATTGCCGGAATAAGTCTCCTGGTGGGCGGCATAGGGATCATGAATATCATGCTGGCTTCCGTGACCGAGCGGATAAGGGAAATCGGCATCCGCAGAGCCATTGGTGCCCGACGCAGGCAGATTATCATTCAATTTCTTATCGAAGCTGTTGTGCTTTCTACAATCGGCGGCATAATCGGGCTTATGCTGGGCATGGTCATTCCCTGGTTTATCACCTGGTTTGCAAAAATGCCTACAGTCATAACACCGGCCAGTATATTTTTGCCGCTGATCGTGAGCATCGGGATCGGCATCATTTTTGGCCTCTATCCTGCTGCCCGCGCAGCCGGGGTTGATCCCATTGTTGCTTTGCGACATGAGTAA
- a CDS encoding PhoH family protein, giving the protein MKNITFENPMLTRELFGHHNYNLDKICKAFNVEINTRGSSLLVSGTAHNTDLAEKILQQLYQLLENKFYFDEADFDAAIKIIKHNNNSHIKDIFSTTIFKTVNNKPITPRNTAQKEYAEASLKNDIIFAIGPAGTGKTYLAMAMAMAAFSRGEIKKIILARPAVEAGETLGFLPGDLAQKINPYLRPLYDALYDMMDYEKVQTLIEQDTIEIAPLAFMRGRTLSNSFIILDEAQNTTSQQMKMFLTRIGYGSKVIVTGDITQVDLPAGKKSGLIEAKGLLKKINRIEFIYFSKNDVVRHKLVSSIIEAYEKQQKRQ; this is encoded by the coding sequence ATGAAAAACATTACATTTGAAAATCCGATGCTTACCAGAGAGCTCTTCGGTCATCACAACTATAATCTGGATAAAATTTGCAAAGCGTTTAATGTTGAGATCAATACAAGGGGCAGTTCTTTGTTGGTTAGTGGCACAGCCCACAATACTGATCTTGCTGAAAAAATACTCCAGCAACTTTATCAGCTTCTGGAAAATAAATTTTATTTTGATGAAGCTGATTTTGATGCCGCCATAAAAATTATAAAACACAACAATAATTCCCATATCAAAGATATTTTTTCTACAACAATTTTTAAAACAGTTAACAACAAACCCATCACCCCACGCAATACTGCCCAAAAAGAATATGCCGAGGCAAGCCTTAAAAATGATATTATTTTTGCCATAGGTCCCGCCGGAACCGGCAAAACATATCTTGCAATGGCAATGGCAATGGCTGCATTTTCAAGAGGGGAAATCAAAAAAATCATATTAGCAAGGCCTGCGGTCGAAGCAGGAGAGACTCTGGGATTTTTACCCGGCGACCTTGCCCAGAAAATAAATCCCTATCTGCGCCCTTTGTATGATGCTCTTTATGATATGATGGACTATGAAAAAGTACAAACACTTATAGAGCAGGACACCATTGAAATTGCCCCCCTTGCTTTTATGCGGGGAAGAACCCTGAGCAATTCTTTTATTATTCTTGATGAAGCCCAGAATACAACATCACAACAAATGAAAATGTTTTTGACACGAATTGGCTATGGATCAAAAGTCATTGTTACAGGAGATATCACACAGGTTGATCTTCCCGCCGGTAAAAAATCCGGTCTTATAGAAGCTAAGGGTCTGTTAAAGAAAATAAATAGAATCGAGTTCATTTATTTTTCAAAAAATGATGTTGTCCGACATAAACTTGTATCAAGCATTATTGAAGCCTATGAAAAGCAACAAAAACGACAATAA
- the truA gene encoding tRNA pseudouridine(38-40) synthase TruA, producing the protein MTDFNNDITFANYRMDIRYDGQNYYGWQRHKDKPTIQGALEHAVTKCLGLRHNVEGSGRTDRGTHATGQVASIRLPKDINEKEALFKLNSVLEKNIEITSLKKMSDSFHARESAIGKCYIYKIWNHPRLPSEMNGKVWYVPEKLNVKAMDKACSYFTGTKDFASFAKVPNYKRATSVRTVHSLTLTEKDSLLCFSIIADGFLYKMVRNIVRALVKVGEGRSKVDDIPRIIEAKSRKAAPGTAPASGLYLDTVFYDKKSMDDAIKTDQTEAI; encoded by the coding sequence ATGACAGATTTTAATAATGATATAACTTTTGCAAATTATAGGATGGATATCCGTTACGATGGGCAGAATTACTACGGATGGCAACGGCATAAAGACAAGCCTACGATCCAGGGCGCATTGGAACATGCTGTGACAAAATGCTTGGGATTGCGCCATAATGTTGAAGGATCAGGACGAACCGATCGCGGAACCCATGCAACAGGACAAGTCGCATCTATTCGTCTCCCCAAAGATATCAATGAAAAAGAGGCTTTGTTTAAACTTAACAGTGTCCTTGAGAAAAACATCGAAATCACCAGTTTAAAGAAGATGTCTGATAGCTTCCATGCAAGAGAATCCGCAATTGGGAAATGTTACATCTATAAAATCTGGAACCACCCCAGGCTGCCATCTGAAATGAATGGAAAAGTTTGGTATGTTCCTGAAAAATTGAATGTTAAAGCTATGGATAAAGCCTGTTCATATTTTACAGGGACTAAAGACTTTGCTTCCTTTGCCAAAGTTCCAAATTATAAAAGGGCAACATCAGTAAGAACTGTTCATTCTCTTACGCTTACAGAAAAAGACTCTTTACTGTGCTTTTCAATTATTGCTGACGGTTTTCTTTATAAAATGGTACGCAATATAGTTCGCGCACTTGTTAAGGTTGGAGAGGGAAGGTCAAAAGTCGATGATATTCCCCGTATAATAGAGGCAAAGAGTCGTAAAGCTGCACCCGGTACAGCTCCCGCTTCAGGCCTTTATCTTGATACTGTGTTTTATGATAAAAAGAGCATGGATGATGCTATCAAAACAGATCAGACAGAGGCTATATAA